Proteins from a single region of Echeneis naucrates chromosome 2, fEcheNa1.1, whole genome shotgun sequence:
- the pcid2 gene encoding PCI domain-containing protein 2 isoform X2 — translation MFAVTLDLRIFANNAEQQLQKKGKGQPGEMLEKAAEQLMSCFRVCASDNRAGIEDSKKWGMMFLSNQLFKIYFKINKLHLCKPLIRAIDSSNLKNDYSPAQKVTYKYYVGRKAMFDSDFKPAEEFLSFAFHHCHRSSQKNKRMILIYLLPVKMLLGHMPTHQLLKKYDLMQFADVTKAVSEGNLLLLNEALSKHETFFIRCGIFLILEKLKIITYRNLFKKVYLLLRTHQLPLDAFLVSLRMMEVEDVDIDEVQCILANLIYMGHIKGYISHQHQKLVVSKQNPFPPLSSIS, via the exons ATGTTTGCTGTGACTTTGGATCTCAGGATCTTCGCAAATAAT gcggagcagcagctgcagaaaaagggGAAAGGACAACCTGGTGAGATGTTggagaaagcagcagagcagctgatgagCTGCTTCAGAGTGTGTGCCAGTGATAA CCGGGCGGGAATAGAAGACTCAAAGAAGTGGGGGATGATGTTTCTGAGCAACCAGCTCTTCAAGATCTACTTTAAG ATCAATAAGCTCCATCTGTGTAAACCTCTGATCAGAGCCATTGACAGCTCCAACCTGAAGAACGACTACAGTCCGGCCCAAAAGGTCACCTACAAATACTACGTGGGCCGCAAGGCCATGTTTGACAGTGACTTCAAACCAG CTGAGGAGTTCCTGTCATTCGCCTTCCATCACTGTCATCGCTCCAGTCAGAAGAACAAGAGGATGATCCTCATCTACCTGCTGCCTGTCAAGATGCTGCTG GGTCACATGCCAACTCACCAGCTGCTGAAGAAATACGACCTGATGCAGTTCGCTGACGTCACCAAAGCTGTAAG tgaggggaatctgctgctgctgaacgaAGCTCTGTCCAAACACGAGACGTTCTTCATCCGCTGTGGGATCTTCCTTATCCTGGAGAAGCTGAAGATCATCACCTACAGGAACCTCTTCAAGAAAGT GTATCTGTTGCTTCGGACCCACCAGCTGCCCCTGGACGCCTTCCTGGTGTCTCTGAGAatgatggaggtggaggacgTGGACATTGACGAGGTCCAGTGTATCCTGGCAAACCTCATCTACATg ggTCACATCAAAGGCTACATCTCCCATCAGCACCAGAAGCTTGTTGTCAGTAAGCAGAatcccttccctcctctctcctccatctcttaG
- the f10 gene encoding coagulation factor X yields the protein MNQEPRCPVPVVLVNALSTSHPLPPSLCPLRLITSTQDSELLPAKLAVTTMFWFHHLAVGLLLLHLAATHVFLDSKAASQVLTRWRRANSFLEELKQGNMERECVEERCNKEEAREIFEDKEKTEEFWAKYYDGDACESQPCVHDGHCKDTSSGYTCFCQPGYQGLNCEIDVPQLCETGNGGCHHFCKVDQGNIQCSCADGYFLGSDYKSCTSNLTYKCGAIATSDTRKISMYVPDNTTNLNMTNVTEHGGINKSDGVPKFYILEETIHTEMAHRTRIVNGVNCPLGECPWQALLLNEDHTGFCGGTILNEYIILTAAHCMNQSRFIYVKLGEFDTLWDSDDEVIHNVEAIVTHSKYKPETYHNDIALIKLATPIKFTKFILPACIPEQDFAEKVLMRQDNGMVSGFGRLGEGRQPSRYLQRIMVPFVDRKTCMESTQLRISARMFCAGYDEVPQDACQGDSGGPHVTGYSGTYFITGIVSWGEGCARKGKYGIYTQVSKFIPWIRDGISKLVPNTDGSRFKRHYGAIKRLFL from the exons ATGAACCAGGAGCCCCGTTGTCCGGTCCCGGTGGTCCTG GTCAATGCCCTCTCTacctcccaccccctccctccctccctctgtcctctcagACTCATCACTTCCACTCAGGACTCTGAGTTGCTTCCAGCCAAACTTGCCGTCACCACCATGTTTTGGTTTCACCACCTGGCCGTCgggctcctgctgctccacctggcCGCCACTCACG TCTTCTTGGACAGCAAGGCGGCCAGTCAGGTTCTGACCCGGTGGAGACGAGCCAACAGCTTCTTAGAGGAGTTGAAGCAAGGAAACATggagagggagtgtgtggaGGAGCGTTGCAACAAAGAGGAGGCACGAGAGATCTTCGAGGATAAAGAGAAAACA GAGGAATTCTGGGCCAAATACTACG ATGGCGACGCTTGCGAGTCGCAGCCCTGCGTACATGATGGCCACTGCAAAGACACCAGCAGTGGCTACACCTGCTTCTGCCAGCCGGGATACCAGGGCCTCAACTGTGAGATCG ATGTTCCTCAGCTCTGTGAGACTGGAAACGGCGGCTGCCACCATTTCTGCAAAGTGGACCAAGGAAATATTCAGTGCTCCTGTGCCGATGGGTATTTCCTGGGATCAGATTATAAATCTTGCACCTCCAACC TGACCTATAAGTGTGGTGCCATCGCCACTTCGGACACCCGGAAGATTTCCATGTATGTGCCAGACAACACGACGAACCTGAACATGACAAACGTCACTGAACACGGCGGCATCAACAAAAGCGATGGTGTCCCAAAATTCTACATTTTGGAGGAAACAATCCACACAGAGATGGCTCATAGGACCCGTATCGTCAACGGAGTAAATTGTCCTCTAGGAGAATGCCCATGGCAG GCTCTCCTCCTGAATGAGGACCACACCGGGTTCTGCGGAGGAACCATCCTCAACGAATACATCATCCTGACTGCCGCCCACTGCATGAACCAATCACGTTTTATCTACGTCAAGCTGG GGGAGTTTGACACACTGTGGGACAGTGACGATGAAGTTATTCACAATGTGGAAGCCATTGTCACTCACTCTAAATACAAACCAGAGACCTACCACAACGACATCGCGCTCATCAAATTAGCGACACCCATCAAGTTCACCAAGTTCATCCTGCCAGCCTGCATACCTGAGCAGGACTTTGCTGAAAAG GTGCTGATGCGGCAGGACAACGGCATGGTCAGTGGTTTTGGCCGACTCGGTGAGGGCCGCCAGCCATCACGCTACTTACAGCGCATCATGGTTCCCTTCGTTGATCGTAAAACCTGCATGGAATCCACCCAGCTGCGTATTTCTGCCCGCATGTTCTGTGCCGGATATGACGAAGTACCCCAGGACGCCTGCCAAGGTGACAGTGGTGGGCCACATGTCACCGGCTACAGCGGCACCTATTTCATCACTGGCATTGTGAGCTGGGGCGAAGGCTGCGCACGCAAGGGCAAATATGGCATCTACACTCAGGTGTCGAAATTCATCCCCTGGATCCGTGATGGCATCTCCAAGCTTGTGCCAAACACTGATGGCAGCAGGTTCAAGAGGCACTACGGCGCCATCAAGAGGCTGTTCCTGTAA
- the pcid2 gene encoding PCI domain-containing protein 2 isoform X1, translating into MAHITINQYLQQVYEAIDNHEGSFCAELLSFKHPHVANPRLQLPSPEDKCQMVLEPPYDEMVAAHLRCIYAVANHDFVEAYKFQTLVVQSFLRAFQSHKEENWALPVMFAVTLDLRIFANNAEQQLQKKGKGQPGEMLEKAAEQLMSCFRVCASDNRAGIEDSKKWGMMFLSNQLFKIYFKINKLHLCKPLIRAIDSSNLKNDYSPAQKVTYKYYVGRKAMFDSDFKPAEEFLSFAFHHCHRSSQKNKRMILIYLLPVKMLLGHMPTHQLLKKYDLMQFADVTKAVSEGNLLLLNEALSKHETFFIRCGIFLILEKLKIITYRNLFKKVYLLLRTHQLPLDAFLVSLRMMEVEDVDIDEVQCILANLIYMGHIKGYISHQHQKLVVSKQNPFPPLSSIS; encoded by the exons atggCTCACATCACCATCAACCAGTACCTGCAGCAG gTTTACGAAGCCATCGACAACCACGAGGGTTCGTTCTGCGCCGAGCTGCTCTCCTTCAAACACCCTCATGTCGCTAACCCTCGGCTCCAG CTTCCCAGTCCAGAAGATAAGTGTCAGATGGTTCTGGAGCCGCCATACGATGAGATGGTTGCAGCTCATCTCAG gtgTATCTATGCTGTGGCCAATCATGACTTTGTTGAGGCCTATAAGTTCCAGACACTGGTGGTTCA ATCATTCCTGAGAGCCTTCCAGTCTCACAAAGAGGAGAACTG ggctCTTCCTGTGATGTTTGCTGTGACTTTGGATCTCAGGATCTTCGCAAATAAT gcggagcagcagctgcagaaaaagggGAAAGGACAACCTGGTGAGATGTTggagaaagcagcagagcagctgatgagCTGCTTCAGAGTGTGTGCCAGTGATAA CCGGGCGGGAATAGAAGACTCAAAGAAGTGGGGGATGATGTTTCTGAGCAACCAGCTCTTCAAGATCTACTTTAAG ATCAATAAGCTCCATCTGTGTAAACCTCTGATCAGAGCCATTGACAGCTCCAACCTGAAGAACGACTACAGTCCGGCCCAAAAGGTCACCTACAAATACTACGTGGGCCGCAAGGCCATGTTTGACAGTGACTTCAAACCAG CTGAGGAGTTCCTGTCATTCGCCTTCCATCACTGTCATCGCTCCAGTCAGAAGAACAAGAGGATGATCCTCATCTACCTGCTGCCTGTCAAGATGCTGCTG GGTCACATGCCAACTCACCAGCTGCTGAAGAAATACGACCTGATGCAGTTCGCTGACGTCACCAAAGCTGTAAG tgaggggaatctgctgctgctgaacgaAGCTCTGTCCAAACACGAGACGTTCTTCATCCGCTGTGGGATCTTCCTTATCCTGGAGAAGCTGAAGATCATCACCTACAGGAACCTCTTCAAGAAAGT GTATCTGTTGCTTCGGACCCACCAGCTGCCCCTGGACGCCTTCCTGGTGTCTCTGAGAatgatggaggtggaggacgTGGACATTGACGAGGTCCAGTGTATCCTGGCAAACCTCATCTACATg ggTCACATCAAAGGCTACATCTCCCATCAGCACCAGAAGCTTGTTGTCAGTAAGCAGAatcccttccctcctctctcctccatctcttaG
- the prozb gene encoding protein Z, vitamin K-dependent plasma glycoprotein b: MAVSIMSACCRASVLSLHLLACFLQVFSQGEVFVQETQANGVLVRSRRANMFLLEELLQGNLERECFEELCNYEEAREYFEDKEKTMAFWTVYYDGDQCKSNPCLNGGNCTDRVGGFYCLCTPPYSGPVCELGGLGQLGSSSVTSQHAADAAECPTEGPRACHQLCMASHFSFTCSCLPGFKLQTDKRSCVPEVDFPCGRLPDKFHSTESLCRHGNCPWQVPLLNNQGAELCAGVVLGHRSILTAASCVFLDSGLKLRPSSLFVVAGNNNQLVPVQALYVHDRFHPDHHDNDLALLQLAKPLTFDPSLIHLCVPKKDFSENILMYPGRTGVAEGWRSERHEDLVYMTLDECRDQMNVSHQLNNKMFCMSRQIGETVRQSAAPRGQARPGRNHNEDPQSWAPNGSDSQNSSRSKVDPQKPSVSDGGLRSEVSGRRSGHLLPGLPVATVEKGTAFLTGLLISPSTVRHGRGGGLVFTKVSRHLSWIRPRLEAAEEHMIPQVIQYPETR, translated from the exons ATGGCGGTCAGCATCATGTCAGCTTGTTGTCGAGCGTCTGTTCTGTCTCTTCATCTTCTTGCCTGTTTCCTTCAGGTCTTCAGCCAAGGAGAAG TGTTTGTTCAGGAGACACAGGCCAACGGCGTCCTGGTCCGGTCCAGACGGGCCAACATGTTCCTGCTGGAGGAGCTCCTGCAGGGGAACCTGGAGCGGGAATGTTTCGAGGAGCTGTGCAACTACGAGGAGGCGAGGGAATACTTCGAGGACAAGGAAAAAACG ATGGCCTTCTGGACCGTTTACTACG ACGGGGACCAGTGTAAGTCCAACCCCTGTCTCAATGGGGGGAACTGCACAGacagggtgggggggttctACTGCCTCTGCACCCCCCCATACTCAGGCCCAGTTTGTGAACTGGGAGGATTGGGACAGCTGGGGTCATCgtcagtgacatcacaacacGCAGCAG ACGCCGCCGAGTGTCCGACTGAAGGTCCAAGGGCATGTCATCAGCTTTGCATGGCGTCGCACTTTTCCTTCACCTGCTCCTGTCTGCCAGGATTCAAACTACAGACTGACAAACGCAGCTGTGTGCCTGAAG TGGATTTCCCCTGTGGACGACTTCCTGACAAGTTCCACTCAACTGAATCACTGTGTCGCCATGGAAACTGTCCCTGGCAG GTGCCCCTGCTGAACAATCAGGGGGCGGAGCTCTGTGCTGGTGTGGTGCTGGGACACCGCTCCATCCTGACCGCCGCCAGCTGTGTCTTCCTGGACTCAGGGCTCAAACTCCGCCCCTCCAGCTTGTTTGTGGTCGCTG GCAACAACAACCAGCTGGTCCCTGTCCAAGCTCTGTATGTCCATGATCGCTTCCATCCAGATCACCATGACAATGACCTTGCCCTTCTTCAGCTGGccaaacctttgacctttgacccctcccTCATCCACCTCTGTGTGCCCAAAAAGGACTTTAGTGAAAACATCCTGATGTATCCTGGGAGGACGGGTGTCGCCGAGGGATGGCGAAGTGAACGACATGAGGATCTGGTCTATATGACACTGGACGAGTGTCGCGACCAAATGAACGTGTCACATCAGCTCAACAACAAGATGTTCTGCATGAGCAGGCAGATTGGAGAGACAGTGAGGCAGAGCGCCGCCCCCAGGGGGCAGGCCAGACCTGGAAGGAACCACAACGAGGATCCTCAGAGCTGGGCGCCAAATGGATCAGACAGTCAGAACAGcagcaggtcaaaggtcgaCCCTCAGAAGCCCTCAGTCTCTGATGGTGGcttgaggtcagaggtcagcggCAGGCGGAGTGGCCATCTGTTGCCAGGGCTACCCGTTGCTACGGTGGAGAAGGGGACAGCGTTTCTGACCGGGCTGCTGATTTCTCCGTCCACGGTCCGGCATGGGCGCGGCGGTGGCCTCGTGTTCACAAAGGTTTCCCGCCACTTGAGCTGGATCAGGCCAAGACTGGAGGCGGCTGAGGAGCATATGATCCCTCAAGTCATCCAGTATCCTGAGACCCGCTGA
- the tbx19 gene encoding T-box transcription factor TBX19 gives MKVEGLLEDGESAAVSSVEQSGGSVVTAVHSGGTACSPGSAERCMSRLLSAVESELQAGREKGDPTERELRVTLEDAELWRKFQHITNEMIVTKNGRRMFPVLKVSVSGLDPSSMYSFLLDFVPADGCRWKFVNGEWVAAGRAEGRGEGRSHGGVYIHPDSPNFGAHWMKAAVTFNKVKLTNKVNGGGQIMLNSLHKYEPQLHIVCVGSRHRLVSNVSFKETQFIAVTAYQNEEITALKIKYNPFAKAFLDAKERNPGGRGLPESSEGRVSGIQSCWSLCSPGGGGAFPYSSNLPLTSHHHHGYKHGYPGRHTPYPTAYLPHRSHSSGVQVLSDGWSASSPRPSSSSSSSSLHLPSSMSSSQPPPHNSSQYPCLWTVGCGELSPSHSPCPALHGPISSESLMQPPNHGRVGSTGWTSGPTHSF, from the exons ATGAAGGTGGAGGGACTGCTGGAGGACGGGGAGTCAGCTGCCGTGTCTTCAGTGGAGCAGAGCGGGGGTTCTGTCGTGACGGCCGTTCACAGTGGTGGGACGGCGTGCAGCCCCGGCTCGGCTGAGCGCTGCATGTCAAGGCTGCTGAGCGCCGTGGAGAGCGAGCTGCAGGCCGGGCGAGAGAAGGGCGACcccacagagagagagctgagggTGACTCTGGAGGACGCCGAGCTGTGGAGGAAGTTCCAACACATCACCAATGAGATGATTGTCACCAAGAATGGACG GCGAATGTTCCCAGTACTGAAGGTCAGCGTCTCTGGTCTGGACCCGAGCTCCATGTACTCCTTCCTGCTGGACTTCGTGCCGGCTGATGGCTGCCGCTGGAAGTTCGTGAATGGCGAGTGGGTGGCGGCTGGTCGGGCAGAGGGGCGTGGTGAGGGACGGAGCCATGGTGGTGTCTACATCCATCCCGACTCTCCGAATTTTGGTGCTCACTGGATGAAGGCGGCGGTAACTTTCAACAAGGTCAAACTGACCAACAAGGTCAATGGAGGGGGCCAG ATCATGTTGAACTCCCTCCACAAGTATGAGCCTCAGCTCCATATTGTGTGTGTCGGCTCTCGCCATCGTCTAGTTTCCAACGTTTCCTTTAAAGAAACTCAGTTCATCGCCGTCACAGCCTATCAAAATGaagag ATCACAGCTCTGAAGATCAAATACAACCCATTTGCAAAGGCCTTCCTGGATGCCAAGGAGAG GAACCCTGGGGGGCGGGGCTTACCAGAGTCATCGGAGGGTCGTGTATCAGGGATTCAATCCT gctgGTCCCTGTGCTCACCTGGAGGAGGCGGGGCTTTCCCTTACAGCAGTAACCTCCCACTGACATCACATCATCACCATGGTTACAAGCATGGGTACCCAGGGCGACATACACCTTACCCCACGGCCTACCTGCCGCACCGCTCACACTCCTCAG GCGTCCAGGTGTTGTCAGATGGATGGAGTGCTTCTTCTCCTcgtccctcttcctcctcctcctcctcctcccttcaccTGCCGAGCAGCATGTCTTCATCACAGCCTCCTCCTCACAATTCCAG tcagtaTCCCTGTCTGTGGACCGTCGGATGTGGTGAGCTAAGCCCCTCCCACTCTCCATGCCCTGCTCTCCATGGACCAATCAGCAGCGAGAGTCTCATGCAACCTCCCAATCATGGTCGAGTAGGCAGCACTGGATGGACGTCTGGCCCCACCCACTCTTTCTGA